From the genome of Triticum aestivum cultivar Chinese Spring chromosome 3B, IWGSC CS RefSeq v2.1, whole genome shotgun sequence, one region includes:
- the LOC123067111 gene encoding GRIP and coiled-coil domain-containing protein 2-like, whose protein sequence is MSYYGRSYWSDYVEEYYRARRLEQENSRLSNEKRELERQLAEKTRTAQVSSTQVLTLGHKVRELERQNTGLSGELSKQREDTQKVGLLFMNAADRYQEEAKKQIRAKAEELENTRKAGLMLMNTADTYQEAARKQIKEKAQELEDTRKAVLALMKAADAYQEEAKKKIKDKVQELKVMGAQKAELDARVESLESRLKAALAKNLELEGDYGKVKAENDNLRLEVEKDASAKAFDTEKEEILTELENLKMKVEVPQANKDLMEGENEKPQLDAFTGI, encoded by the exons ATGTCGTATTATGGTCGTTCGTATTGGTCAG ACTATGTTGAAGAATATTATAGGGCACGGAGGCTAGAGCAAGAAAATTCCCGACTGTCCAACGAGAAGCGTGAACTGGAGAGGCAACTGGCGGAGAAGACGAGGACAGCTCAGGTGTCCTCGACCCAGGTCTTGACACTGGGGCACAAGGTGCGAGAGCTGGAGCGCCAAAACACCGGACTGTCCGGTGAGCTGTCCAAGCAAAGGGAGGACACCCAGAAGGTGGGCCTGCTCTTCATGAATGCTGCCGATAGGTACCAAGAGGAAGCCAAGAAGCAAATTAGGGCAAAGGCAGAGGAATTGGAGAACACGAGGAAGGCAGGTCTGATGCTAATGAACACCGCTGATACTTACCAAGAAGCGGCAAGGAAGCAAATCAAGGAGAAGGCGCAGGAGCTGGAGGACACGAGGAAGGCGGTTTTGGCGCTCATGAAAGCAGCAGATGCGTACCAGGAAGAAGCGAAGAAGAAAATTAAGGATAAGGTGCAGGAGCTGAAGGTCATGGGGGCACAGAAGGCAGAGCTGGATGCGAGGGTAGAATCTTTGGAGTCGAGGCTCAAGGCAGCTCTGGCAAAGAACTTGGAGTTGGAGGGTGATTATGGTAAGGTGAAGGCTGAAAATGATAACCTTCGGTTGGAGGTTGAGAAAGATGCATCTGCAAAGGCATTTGATACTGAGAAGGAAGAAATCTTGACGGAATTGGAGAACCTTAAGATGAAGGTGGAGGTACCTCAAGCCAACAAGGATTTGATGGAGGGTGAAAATGAGAAGCCTCAGTTGGACGCTTTCACAGGAATATAG